The Piliocolobus tephrosceles isolate RC106 chromosome 3, ASM277652v3, whole genome shotgun sequence genome has a window encoding:
- the LOC111530875 gene encoding 40S ribosomal protein SA-like codes for MSRALDVLQMKEEDVLKFLAAGTHLGGTNLDFQMEQYIYKRKSDGIYIINLKRTWEKLLLAAPAIVAIENPADVSVISSRNTGQRAVLKFAAATGATPIAGRFTPGTFTNQIQAAFPEPWLLVVTDPRADHQPLTEASYVNLPTIALCNTDSPLRYVDIAIPSNNKGAHSVGLMWWMLAREVLRMRGTISREHPWEVMPDLYFYRDPEEIEKEEQAAAEKAVTKEEFQGEWTAPAPEFTATQPEVADWSEGVQVPSVPIQQFATEDWSAQPATEDWSAAPTAQATEWVGATTEWS; via the coding sequence ATGTCCAGAGCCCTTGATGTCCTGCAAATGAAGGAGGAAGATGTCCTTAAGTTCCTTGCAGCAGGAACCCACTTAGGTGGCACCAATCTTGACTTCCAGATGGAACAGTacatatataaaaggaaaagtgatgGCATCTACATCATAAATCTGAAGAGGACCTGGGAGAAGCTTCTGCTGGCGGCCCCTGCCATTGTTGCCATTGAAAACCCTGCTGATGTCAGTGTTATATCCTCCAGGAATACTGGCCAGAGGGCCGTGCTGAAGTTTGCTGCTGCCACTGGAGCCACTCCAATTGCTGGCCGCTTCACTCCTGGAACCTTCACTAACCAGATCCAGGCAGCCTTCCCGGAGCCATGGCTTCTTGTGGTTACTGACCCCAGGGCCGACCACCAGCCTCTTACAGAGGCATCTTATGTTAACCTACCTACCATTGCTCTGTGTAACACAGATTCTCCTCTGCGCTATGTGGACATTGCCATCCCATCCAACAACAAGGGAGCTCACTCAGTGGGTTTGATGTGGTGGATGCTGGCTCGGGAAGTTCTGCGCATGCGTGGCACTATTTCCCGTGAACACCCGTGGGAGGTCATGCCTGATCTCTACTTCTACAGAGATCCTGAAGagattgaaaaagaagagcaggcTGCTGCTGAAAAGGCAGTGACCAAGGAGGAATTTCAGGGTGAATGGACTGCTCCAGCTCCTGAGTTCACTGCTACTCAGCCTGAGGTTGCAGACTGGTCTGAAGGTGTACAGGTGCCCTCTGTGCCTATTCAGCAGTTCGCTACTGAAGACTGGAGTGCTCAGCCTGCCACGGAAgactggtctgcagctcccactgCTCAGGCCACTGAATGGGTAGGAGCAACCACTGAATGGTCTTAA